The sequence AATATGGCGCCAAGAAAGAACAAGGGCAAATTCCCCATCTTAACTCCTGAAGAGCTGAAGCAGGAGGATGATGGCataattactcctgaaatgcAGAAAGTTTTTGACGCCAATAGAGCTTTCGAAAGAGAACAAAATCGTAACGAGTTCAGGTTCATGCAACTTGAAAGAGAATTTTGCAAAACTGTtgtatggccggctccaccaccagggttccccgaaggatgccgtcgttggaaactaggcatctttaacggtaaaccggtgaagcctggaacattatgcaagtattgcaaggctcacccacaagccaaagaatttaaaaaataatttattatgttatggcttgtggtgagttttatttaatgtttgtttttttttatgaactttattttctgtttttttttaatgttattttatgttatgtttaatgttattttatgttttatttatggcttttttacttttttcatTTGcatcgacataatgtcgacataGTGTCAACAAGTTCTAAACACAAGGTTGATTGCTTTTTGTCGACATGCTATCGACAAActgtcgacaaaatgtcgacaacTTGTGAATAATATGGTGATTTCTTTTTCGTCGACATGCTATCGACAAAcggtcgacaaaatatcgacaactTATAAATAATATGCTGATGGCTTTTAGTCAACATGATATCGACATACAGTCGAGAACACGTCGACAATGGTCATCACTGACCTTTCCTCGTACAATTATCGACAAACCATCGATAAGTTATCGATATATCATCGATAACAACTGGAAAACTCAGATTTCGACTGAAAACCAGATCTGCCagatctcaacaatttcagaccaaaaaacagcagttccaacaaatacgacacatataacaattttaaactacataaagtctaACAAAAAGCTTAAAACACAACTTACACATTgtaatggtgtaagattcttgagtgatattgggttgtgcttcggttttccaccaacacccaccgagaaacaaccactcaagagggaagagagagaaggacgAGAGAGTGGGACGGACGAGAAAGAGGGAAATTTTTTAGaagttttttcagttttttctagagagagagagtggtgcacgagagagtgggaagagagagagaaagaccaATTTCAGTTTTtaccaatttattttttttttaaatttcagtttaaaatttaaaaaaaggtaaaatggaaagttcatgtaatcaatggactaaatttgtacaaattaagggagtgtataaattttgatatgccTTGTATTATTAAAGCCAAAAAGTAAAATTTCCCTATTATAATcactattaaaatttaatttaattaaaacagaATAACAGATACATATGCAAACAATGCTAAATAATATTGAAATAACAATTCAAATGTTAGAAAAACAGCAAGAATATTATTGTACATATAgtttctttaatatttttaacccATGAATCACTTATAAATGGCTGAAAAGTTGTCCTCGCGAGTaggacattttattttattatattgttttttttttttttggttagtaAGGCAAAATGGGAAATGCTGACATTTTCAATTAATGTAAGTTTGTACCAATAAGATTTTGAGCCTTTTTAGGGAACAAAAAAATCACACACAAAAAGTTGAACTAACTTCATTCCCTCaaacttaacaaaaaaaaaaaaaaaaacttcattcCCTTAACATAGATGAAGCTTTGAGAAGCAATCCAACTGTGACGTATCTGACCTTGGGCAACAAGTTATTCTGGTTCGCATATATACACTAAAAGATAATCAGTGTCATAACTCAAACAAATAAACTCATCAATCTTATTATTCAGCCATGGCCGCCACTAGTTACCTGAAAGATTCATCACCATCATCAGTTGTAGTAGTGATGGTTCCATACCTATCTCAAAGCCACCTCAACCAACTCCTCCAACTCGCTCATCTCATTTCCTCGTACCACATTCCAGTGCACTACGTTAGCTCAACTCTCCACACTTCCCAAGTCAAGTCTCGATCCTTAAACCCTCTTCAACAATTAACAAAAATCCATTTCCATGACTTCCCATTAATCCCAACTCTGTCCTCCTCACCACCCAACCCAGGCGCCGGCTCTGGCGGCACATTGTTACCTTGTGAAGCCACCAAGTTCATCCGCGAACCTGTCGCCGCTCTTCTCAGATCACTCTCTTCAAACATCAAACGACTTGTCGTTGTTCACGATGTATTGATGACTTCAATTGTCAATTGCGTCGTTTCTCTACCGAACGTAGAAGCCTATTCTATCAGTTGCGCCtctgttttttcatttttcaccaACACTTTTGCTGCCATGGGACGAAATGACATTATCCCAATAAAGAATTTTCCTCCTCTGGAGTCTTGTTACTCATCTGTGTTCTTAGATTTTATAAAGACTGAGATGCAAGAAATGAAAAGTCAAGCTGGACATCTCTACAATACTTGTAGAGCTATTGAGGGAACATTTCTTGATCATCTAGTCAATGGTTTAATCAATGTTAATCAAGGAgataagaagaagaataagaagacGTGGGCAGTGGGGCCTTTGCACCAAATGGCAATCTCTAAGAAGTTCAGGGATGAAGACCAATGGCTATTGGAGTGGCTGGACAAACAAGAGCAAAACAGTGTACTGTATATCTCTTTTGGTACTACTACTTCTTTCTCTGAAGAACAGATCGAAGAAATTACTGTTGGTTTGGAGCAGAGTGGAGTGAAGTTTATCTGGGTTTTAAAAGATGGAGATAAGATACATAGTTTTGACAATGAGAAACAAGTTAAGAGAGCTGAACTTCCAAATGGGTTTGAGGAAAGAATGAGGGAGAAAGGAATAGGAATGGTGGTGAGGGAATGGGTTTCTCAAGTAGAGATTTTAGGTCACAAAGCCACAGGTGGATTTATGAGTCATTGTGGATGGAACTCTTGCATGGAGAGCATAAGTATGGAAGTACCTGTGGTAGCATGGCCAATGAATTATGATCAGCCTTTGAATGCTTTATTGCTCACAGAAGTGCTCAAAGTGGGTGTGGCTGTTTTGGAATGGAAGCAGACTGGTGAGTTGGTGACTTCATCAATGATTAGTACATCAGTGAAGACATTAATGTTCTCAGAGGAAGGTGGTGACATCAGGAAGAGGATTGGGGAGTTGGGTGCAGAGGTACGAAACTCTGTAGCTGAAGGAGGAGTCACTCGTATGGAATGGGATTCATTCATTGCACATATCACTAGGTAGACTTTTGTGCAAGGGTTAGTAAAAAATTTGATGTTTGTCaaatttttggcatttaataaatgtaatttgCATTCTTCTACTTCTTCATATTCctctttgtcttttttttttggtgtgttcttgtttccttttttaaaaataaataaataataaaattggtgtgcacttgattcaattcaacaaaattaatacttgtttcaattcaataaaattaatgaaattttgttACTATTTTTACGATTTATTACTAATAATGAGATTTGCTATTTTTCTCTTTTCAACTCCAATTTATTTGCCTTCttcctatttttatttttattaaattactagGGAACTAAGCTGCGCTTCGTGCAGTGTTGTCCAACTTTTATAATTggttaatttgtaattttcccCCCCGAACTTTAGCATATACTAAATCATATCCCCTAAACTTTTTTGGcggttaaaaattccccctgaactattgagattgttaaatttaaagacttttgtctaatttcattcaatttttcgGTTACaataattgtttatgtactaaatcatgctttccagactttgatatctaccaaatcgtacccctcaaactttgatatgtattaaatcatgccccctgaactttcatccatgttagaatatttttactaaaattagacaaaagtccttaaatctaacaatcttaatagttcagggtgaatttttaacggccaaaaaagttcagggagcatgatttagtacatctAAAAATTCAGggaaaaaaattgctaattagcctttataatttttatgtatatatatcatatatatatattaaatgatataatttaaaatataacattttaacATGTATGTTATAAACAAATTAATAgtgttaaaattaaaaatgtaatttgct is a genomic window of Cannabis sativa cultivar Pink pepper isolate KNU-18-1 chromosome 9, ASM2916894v1, whole genome shotgun sequence containing:
- the LOC115723749 gene encoding zeatin O-xylosyltransferase-like, encoding MAATSYLKDSSPSSVVVVMVPYLSQSHLNQLLQLAHLISSYHIPVHYVSSTLHTSQVKSRSLNPLQQLTKIHFHDFPLIPTLSSSPPNPGAGSGGTLLPCEATKFIREPVAALLRSLSSNIKRLVVVHDVLMTSIVNCVVSLPNVEAYSISCASVFSFFTNTFAAMGRNDIIPIKNFPPLESCYSSVFLDFIKTEMQEMKSQAGHLYNTCRAIEGTFLDHLVNGLINVNQGDKKKNKKTWAVGPLHQMAISKKFRDEDQWLLEWLDKQEQNSVLYISFGTTTSFSEEQIEEITVGLEQSGVKFIWVLKDGDKIHSFDNEKQVKRAELPNGFEERMREKGIGMVVREWVSQVEILGHKATGGFMSHCGWNSCMESISMEVPVVAWPMNYDQPLNALLLTEVLKVGVAVLEWKQTGELVTSSMISTSVKTLMFSEEGGDIRKRIGELGAEVRNSVAEGGVTRMEWDSFIAHITR